One Citrobacter amalonaticus genomic window carries:
- the rsxB gene encoding electron transport complex subunit RsxB produces the protein MNAIWIAVAAVSLLGLVFGAILGYASRRYAVEDDPVVEKIDEILPQSQCGQCGYPGCRPYAEAIGSQGEKINRCAPGGEAVMLKIAELLNVDPQPIDGDEQDVAPVRMLAVIDEANCIGCTKCIQACPVDAIIGATRAMHTVMSDLCTGCNLCVDPCPTHCIELRPVAETPDSWKWDLNTIPVRNIPVEQHA, from the coding sequence ATGAATGCTATCTGGATTGCCGTTGCCGCCGTGAGCCTGCTGGGCCTGGTGTTCGGCGCTATCCTGGGTTACGCCTCCCGCCGTTACGCGGTGGAGGATGATCCTGTCGTTGAAAAAATCGATGAGATTCTGCCGCAGAGCCAGTGTGGGCAATGCGGCTATCCCGGCTGTCGCCCCTACGCGGAAGCCATTGGTAGCCAGGGAGAGAAAATTAACCGCTGTGCGCCCGGCGGCGAAGCGGTGATGTTAAAAATAGCTGAACTGCTGAACGTGGACCCTCAGCCGATTGATGGCGATGAACAGGATGTTGCGCCAGTCCGCATGCTGGCGGTGATTGATGAAGCCAACTGTATCGGCTGCACCAAGTGTATTCAGGCCTGTCCGGTGGACGCCATTATTGGCGCAACGCGCGCCATGCACACGGTGATGAGTGATTTGTGCACGGGCTGCAATCTGTGCGTGGACCCCTGCCCGACTCACTGCATTGAACTGCGTCCGGTCGCCGAAACGCCTGACAGCTGGAAGTGGGATTTGAACACGATCCCCGTGCGTAATATCCCCGTGGAACAACATGCTTAA
- the ydgT gene encoding transcription modulator YdgT — protein sequence MTVQDYLLKFRKISSLESLEKLFDHLHYTLTDDRDIINMYRAADHRRAELVSGGRLFDVGQVPKSVWHYVQ from the coding sequence ATGACTGTTCAGGATTATTTATTAAAATTTCGCAAAATTAGCTCTCTCGAAAGCCTGGAAAAACTGTTTGATCACCTGCACTACACCCTGACCGACGATCGCGACATTATCAATATGTATCGCGCGGCCGATCATCGCCGCGCAGAACTGGTCTCCGGCGGTCGCCTCTTTGATGTTGGACAGGTACCGAAATCCGTCTGGCACTACGTGCAATAA
- a CDS encoding oxidoreductase has product MSDNIRVGLIGYGYASKTFHAPLIDGTPGLELAVVSSSDAAKVKADWPSVAVVSEPKHLFNDPNIDLIVIPTPNDTHFPLAKAALEAGKHVVVDKPFTVTLSQARELDALARSLGRVLSVFHNRRWDSDFLTLKAMLAEGVLGEVAYFESHFDRFRPQVRDRWREQGGPGSGIWYDLAPHLLDQAINLFGLPVSMTVDLAQLRPGAQSTDYFHATLSYPQRRVILHGTMLAAAESARYIVHGSRGSYVKYGLDPQEERLKSGERLPQEDWGYDMRDGIVTRVEGETRVEETWLTVPGNYPAYYAGIRDALNGHGENPVPASQAIQIMELIELGIESAKHRSTLCLA; this is encoded by the coding sequence ATGAGTGACAACATCCGTGTAGGACTGATTGGCTACGGATACGCCAGTAAAACGTTCCATGCCCCCCTGATTGACGGCACGCCGGGACTGGAACTGGCCGTCGTTTCCAGTAGCGATGCAGCGAAAGTGAAGGCGGACTGGCCCTCCGTGGCCGTTGTCTCTGAGCCGAAGCATCTGTTTAACGACCCGAATATCGATCTAATCGTCATTCCCACGCCTAACGATACTCACTTCCCGCTGGCCAAAGCCGCGCTGGAAGCGGGTAAACATGTGGTGGTCGATAAACCCTTTACCGTGACACTGTCACAAGCTCGTGAACTGGATGCGCTGGCGCGCAGCCTGGGGCGGGTGCTCTCCGTTTTCCACAACCGTCGTTGGGACAGTGACTTTTTGACCCTGAAAGCGATGCTGGCGGAAGGCGTACTGGGCGAAGTCGCCTATTTTGAATCGCATTTCGACCGCTTTCGTCCGCAGGTGCGGGATCGCTGGCGTGAGCAAGGGGGACCGGGAAGCGGTATCTGGTACGATCTGGCACCGCATCTTCTTGACCAGGCGATCAATCTGTTCGGTCTGCCTGTCAGCATGACGGTAGATTTGGCCCAGTTACGCCCGGGGGCGCAGTCAACGGACTACTTCCATGCCACGCTGTCCTACCCGCAGCGTCGGGTGATCTTACACGGCACGATGCTGGCGGCAGCGGAATCGGCGCGTTACATCGTGCATGGTTCGCGCGGCAGCTATGTGAAGTACGGCCTGGATCCGCAGGAAGAGCGTCTGAAAAGTGGCGAACGCCTGCCGCAGGAAGACTGGGGCTACGATATGCGTGATGGCATCGTCACACGCGTTGAAGGTGAAACGCGAGTGGAAGAGACCTGGCTGACCGTGCCGGGGAATTATCCGGCGTACTATGCCGGGATCCGCGATGCGCTGAATGGTCACGGAGAGAATCCGGTGCCGGCGAGCCAGGCTATCCAGATTATGGAACTGATTGAGCTGGGAATTGAGTCGGCGAAACATCGTTCGACGTTATGCCTTGCCTGA
- the rsxC gene encoding electron transport complex subunit RsxC: MLKLFSAFRKDRIWDFNGGIHPPEMKTQSNGTPLRQVPLAQRFVMPLKQHIGAQGELCVAEGQHVLRGQALTCGWGRMLPVHAPTSGTVVAIAPHSTAHPSALAELSVIIDADGEDRWIEREGWQDYRSQSRETLIERIHQFGVAGLGGAGFPTGNKLQGGGDKIETLIINAAECEPYITADDRLMQDCAAQVVEGIRILAHILQPREVLIGIEDNKPQAISMLRAVLADARDISLRVIPTKYPSGGAKQLTQILTGKQVPHGGRSSDIGVLMQNVGTAYAVKRAIVDGEPITERVVTLTGEAVSRPGNVWARLGTPVRHLLNDAGFCPSADQMVIMGGPLMGFTLPWLDVPVVKITNCLLAPSATEMGEPQEEKGCIRCSACADACPADLLPQQLYWFSKGQQHDKATAHNIADCIECGACAWVCPSNIPLVQYFRQEKAELYAISQEEKRAAEAKARFEARQARLEREKAARLERHKKAAVQPAAKDQDAIAAALARVKEKQAQATQPVMIKAGEKPDNSAVIAAREARKALARAKQAENVTAVDADPRKAAVEAAIARAKARKQEQQASSEPAAPVEPVDPRKAAVEAAIARAKARKQEQQACGEPAAPVEPVDPRKAAVEAAIARAKARKQEQQACGEPAAPAEPVDPRKAAVEAAIARAKARKQAQQASSEPAEPSPEPVDPRKAAIAAAIARAKAKKDAQQQVVNEE; encoded by the coding sequence ATGCTTAAGTTATTCTCTGCTTTCAGAAAAGATAGGATCTGGGATTTCAACGGCGGTATTCATCCGCCGGAAATGAAAACCCAGTCAAACGGCACGCCGCTGCGCCAGGTTCCCCTCGCGCAGCGCTTCGTTATGCCGCTCAAACAGCATATCGGCGCACAGGGGGAACTGTGCGTCGCCGAAGGGCAACATGTATTGCGCGGACAAGCGCTGACCTGTGGATGGGGAAGAATGCTTCCGGTTCATGCCCCCACCTCCGGGACGGTGGTCGCCATTGCCCCCCATTCAACGGCGCATCCTTCGGCATTAGCTGAGCTGAGCGTGATCATCGATGCCGACGGCGAAGACCGCTGGATTGAACGCGAAGGCTGGCAGGATTACCGTTCGCAGAGCCGCGAAACCCTCATCGAGCGCATTCACCAGTTCGGCGTCGCTGGACTGGGCGGCGCTGGCTTTCCAACCGGCAATAAATTGCAGGGCGGCGGCGACAAAATTGAAACGCTGATCATCAACGCGGCGGAATGTGAACCCTATATCACCGCCGACGACCGTCTGATGCAAGATTGTGCGGCGCAGGTTGTCGAGGGTATCCGCATCCTGGCGCATATTCTGCAGCCGCGTGAAGTCCTCATCGGTATCGAAGATAACAAACCGCAGGCCATCTCAATGCTGCGTGCGGTGCTGGCCGACGCGCGGGATATCTCACTGCGCGTCATCCCAACGAAATATCCGTCGGGCGGCGCAAAACAGCTGACCCAAATCCTGACCGGGAAACAGGTTCCGCACGGCGGTCGTTCCTCCGACATCGGCGTGCTGATGCAGAACGTCGGTACGGCGTATGCGGTAAAACGCGCGATCGTCGATGGCGAACCGATTACCGAACGGGTTGTGACCCTCACCGGTGAAGCGGTCAGTCGTCCAGGCAACGTCTGGGCGAGGCTGGGGACACCGGTGCGCCATCTGTTAAATGATGCCGGTTTTTGCCCTTCTGCCGATCAGATGGTGATTATGGGCGGCCCGCTGATGGGCTTCACCCTGCCGTGGCTCGATGTGCCGGTAGTAAAGATCACCAACTGTTTGCTGGCGCCGTCAGCGACAGAGATGGGTGAACCTCAGGAAGAGAAGGGCTGCATTCGCTGTAGCGCCTGCGCCGACGCCTGCCCGGCCGACCTTCTGCCCCAGCAGCTTTATTGGTTCAGTAAAGGGCAACAGCATGACAAAGCCACGGCGCATAACATTGCCGATTGCATTGAATGCGGCGCCTGTGCCTGGGTTTGCCCGAGCAATATTCCGTTGGTGCAATATTTCCGTCAGGAAAAAGCCGAGCTTTATGCAATAAGCCAGGAAGAGAAACGCGCGGCAGAGGCTAAAGCGCGGTTTGAAGCGCGTCAGGCTCGCCTGGAGCGAGAAAAAGCGGCGCGTCTGGAACGTCATAAGAAAGCCGCCGTGCAGCCTGCGGCGAAAGATCAGGATGCCATTGCCGCCGCTCTGGCTCGCGTAAAAGAGAAACAGGCGCAAGCAACTCAACCGGTGATGATCAAAGCTGGTGAGAAGCCGGACAATAGCGCGGTCATTGCCGCCCGCGAAGCGCGTAAAGCGCTGGCACGAGCAAAACAGGCCGAGAACGTCACCGCAGTGGACGCCGATCCGCGCAAGGCTGCCGTCGAAGCCGCTATCGCCCGTGCGAAGGCGCGCAAACAGGAACAACAGGCCAGCAGCGAACCGGCCGCGCCGGTTGAACCGGTGGATCCGCGTAAAGCCGCCGTCGAGGCCGCTATCGCCCGTGCAAAAGCGCGCAAACAGGAACAACAGGCCTGCGGCGAACCGGCCGCGCCGGTTGAACCGGTGGATCCGCGTAAAGCCGCCGTCGAGGCCGCTATCGCCCGTGCAAAAGCGCGCAAACAGGAACAACAGGCCTGCGGCGAACCTGCCGCACCGGCTGAACCGGTGGATCCGCGTAAAGCCGCCGTCGAGGCCGCTATCGCCCGTGCGAAGGCGCGCAAGCAGGCGCAACAGGCCAGCAGCGAACCGGCAGAACCCTCCCCGGAACCGGTCGACCCACGCAAGGCGGCCATCGCCGCCGCGATAGCGCGCGCAAAAGCCAAAAAAGACGCTCAGCAGCAGGTTGTTAACGAGGAATAA
- a CDS encoding DUF2569 domain-containing protein, which yields MTTTPAQRIGGWLLGPLAWLLVALLSASLALFLYATALASPQTLATLAEQSTGNLLLWGVSFLTAIAMWYYTLWLTIAFFKRRRSVPKHYIIWLLVSVLLAVKAFAFSPVPDALAVRQLLFPLLAAALLVPYFKRSSRVKTTFVNP from the coding sequence ATGACCACAACACCGGCACAGCGCATTGGCGGTTGGTTACTGGGCCCGCTGGCCTGGCTTTTAGTCGCCTTGCTGAGTGCGTCGCTGGCCCTGTTTCTGTATGCTACGGCGCTCGCCTCGCCCCAGACATTGGCGACGCTGGCAGAACAAAGTACCGGCAACCTGCTGTTGTGGGGCGTCTCTTTTCTCACCGCCATCGCCATGTGGTATTACACCCTGTGGTTGACGATTGCGTTCTTTAAACGCAGACGCAGCGTGCCGAAGCACTATATTATCTGGCTGCTGGTCTCCGTCTTACTGGCGGTCAAGGCTTTTGCCTTTTCACCGGTGCCCGACGCATTAGCCGTGCGTCAGTTACTATTCCCGCTGCTGGCGGCAGCACTGTTAGTGCCCTATTTCAAGCGCTCGTCGCGCGTGAAAACGACTTTTGTGAACCCGTAA
- the blr gene encoding division septum protein Blr translates to MDRLIELTGWVVLAVSVVLLGVANHIDNYQPPEPTAAVQQK, encoded by the coding sequence ATCGATCGTCTTATTGAATTAACAGGTTGGGTGGTTCTTGCGGTTTCCGTGGTCCTCCTTGGCGTCGCCAACCATATTGATAATTATCAGCCTCCCGAACCGACCGCCGCTGTTCAGCAGAAATAG
- the rsxA gene encoding electron transport complex subunit RsxA → MTDYLLLFVGTVLVNNFVLVKFLGLCPFMGVSKKLETAMGMGLATTFVMTLASICAWLIDTWILIPLDLIYLRTLAFILVIAVVVQFTEMVVRKTSPALYRLLGIFLPLITTNCAVLGVALLNINLGHNFLQSALYGFSAAVGFSLVMVLFAAIRERLAVADVPAPFRGNAIALITAGLMSLAFMGFSGLVKL, encoded by the coding sequence ATGACTGATTACCTGCTGCTGTTTGTCGGAACTGTACTGGTCAATAACTTTGTACTGGTTAAGTTTCTGGGCCTTTGTCCCTTTATGGGCGTTTCCAAAAAGCTGGAAACTGCGATGGGGATGGGGCTTGCGACCACTTTTGTGATGACGCTAGCCTCTATCTGCGCCTGGCTGATTGACACCTGGATCCTGATCCCGCTCGATCTCATTTACCTGCGCACGCTGGCCTTTATTCTGGTTATCGCGGTCGTGGTGCAATTTACCGAAATGGTGGTGCGCAAAACCAGCCCAGCGCTCTATCGTCTGCTGGGGATTTTCTTACCGCTGATCACCACCAACTGCGCGGTGCTCGGTGTCGCGCTGCTGAATATCAATCTCGGCCATAACTTTTTACAGTCGGCACTGTACGGTTTTTCCGCCGCCGTCGGCTTCTCGCTGGTGATGGTGCTGTTTGCGGCGATTCGCGAGCGTCTCGCCGTTGCAGATGTCCCGGCACCGTTTCGCGGTAATGCCATTGCGCTGATTACCGCCGGATTAATGTCTCTGGCCTTTATGGGCTTTAGTGGTTTGGTGAAGTTGTAA
- the rsxD gene encoding electron transport complex subunit RsxD — protein sequence MVFRIASSPYTHNQRQTSRIMLLVLLAAVPGIAVQWWFFGWGTLFQIVLACASALLAEAAVLRLRKQPVVAILKDNSALLTGLLLAVSIPPLAPWWMVILGTVFAVIIAKQLYGGLGQNPFNPAMIGYVVLLISFPVQMTSWLPPQDIAATAPGLVDALQIIFTGHTASGGDMNTLRMGIDGISQATPLDTFKTSLHAGHSVEQIMQYPIYNGMFAGAGWQWVNLAWLAGGVFLLQQKAIRWHIPVSFLLSLGVCATLGWLFAPESLASPQIHLLSGATMLGAFFILTDPVTASTTNRGRLVFGALAGLLVWLIRSFGGYPDGVAFAVLLANITVPLIDYYTRPRVYGHRKG from the coding sequence ATGGTATTCAGAATCGCAAGTTCTCCCTACACGCATAATCAGCGTCAAACCTCGCGCATTATGCTGCTGGTCTTACTGGCTGCGGTGCCGGGCATCGCCGTGCAATGGTGGTTTTTCGGCTGGGGAACGCTGTTCCAGATCGTACTCGCCTGCGCCAGTGCGTTGCTGGCGGAGGCCGCTGTACTCAGATTACGTAAACAGCCGGTAGTGGCGATTTTAAAAGACAACTCCGCACTGCTGACCGGTCTGCTGCTTGCCGTCAGTATTCCTCCCCTCGCCCCCTGGTGGATGGTGATCCTCGGTACGGTATTCGCGGTGATCATCGCTAAGCAACTGTATGGCGGTCTGGGACAAAACCCGTTCAACCCGGCGATGATTGGCTATGTGGTGCTGCTCATCTCCTTCCCGGTGCAGATGACCAGTTGGTTGCCACCGCAGGATATTGCCGCCACCGCGCCGGGACTGGTCGATGCGCTGCAGATCATCTTTACCGGACATACCGCCAGTGGCGGTGATATGAATACGTTGCGTATGGGGATTGACGGGATCAGCCAGGCCACGCCGCTGGATACGTTCAAAACCTCTCTGCATGCTGGCCATTCTGTTGAGCAGATCATGCAGTACCCCATTTACAACGGTATGTTTGCCGGTGCGGGCTGGCAGTGGGTCAACCTGGCCTGGCTGGCTGGCGGTGTTTTTCTGCTGCAGCAAAAAGCCATTCGCTGGCACATTCCGGTGAGCTTCCTGCTCTCACTGGGCGTCTGTGCGACGCTGGGCTGGCTGTTTGCCCCCGAGTCGCTGGCTTCCCCGCAAATTCATCTGCTCAGTGGGGCAACGATGCTTGGCGCGTTCTTCATTCTGACAGACCCGGTGACGGCCTCGACGACCAATCGCGGTCGTCTGGTATTTGGTGCGCTGGCGGGCCTGCTGGTGTGGTTAATCCGTAGCTTCGGCGGCTATCCGGATGGCGTGGCCTTTGCCGTACTGTTGGCCAATATTACGGTCCCGCTGATTGACTACTACACGCGCCCGCGCGTGTACGGACACCGCAAAGGATAA